The following is a genomic window from Clostridium fungisolvens.
AAACCAGTATAATACCACCTATTTTCATTACAAAATCCCTTATTTGCTTGTTAATACTAATTATTCTATTTTATCGAACTATTTTTTAAATTTTCTCTCAATTCCGCATTTTTGGAAAAATTATTTTTTCTCTTTAACACAATTCATTATTACTGCAACTATATTAGATACTCCGTCCTTACCCTTACTCTCACGCATATTGCTTATATATTTATTTCTGTCATTTTTTAATATCTCCAGTTGCTCTAAAAGTTTTTCTTTTGTTAGCTCTTCATCCTCTATAACAAGACTATATCCGTTTTCCTTAAATGACCTCGCATTTAAAACCTGATCTCCTCTGCTAACCTTTGCTGATAACGGAATGAGAATATTAGGTTTTTTTAAAGCTAGTATTTCAAATATTACATTTGCTCCTGCTCTTGAAATAATATAATCTGCGGCATTCATTAAATGTGGCAACTCTTCAGAGACATACTCAAACTGAACATATCCCTTTATATCTTTACAAGATGAATCAAAGTTCCCTTTTCCGCATATATGAATAATATTGTATTTTACTACCAACTCTTTTAATGAACTTCTTATAGTTTCATTTATTACTTTTGACCCAAGGCTTCCACCTATAACAAATAGTACCGGTTTATTATCATTAAATCCACACAATCTCTTTCCTTTTATAGCACTGCCTTCAAATAATTCTTTTCTTATAGGCGTGCCTGTATAAACACCTTTGTTATCTTTTATATATTTTAGACTCTCTGAAAAAGTTACACAGAGCTTATTGCAAAATGGCGCTGCAAGCTTATTAGCAAGCCCAGGAGTTATATCTGATTCATGAGATACCACTGGTATTTTTTTAATTGATGCGGCTATAACAACAGGAACAGTAACAAATCCTCCCTTAGAGAACACTATATCTGGTTTTTCTTTTGTTATTATTTTATAAGCCTCTACCATTCCTTTTACTACCTTAAATGGATCCGAGAAATTTTTCACATCAAAATATCTCCTAAGCTTACCACTAGATATCCCAAAGTACTCCATATTAGAGGAGTTTTTTATTATATCTTTCTCTATCCCATCTTTACTTCCTATGTATTTTATATCAAAGTTTTCTTTCATCAGCTCAGGTACTAGCGCAAGGTTAGGAGTTACATGTCCTGCAGTTCCTCCACCAGTCATAATTATTTTATATTTTTCCAAAAAATCATCCCCTTAAATTTTTCCCTAATTGAATTATAGCCAACTATATTATATTAAAATCAGTTAAAAAGATGAACTAGATTTTTTAATATAGACTTAATTAATTACTTTTATACCATCAATATTATAATATCAATTTATAACATTAAGGACAAAATATTATTGTGTTCTTAAACATTGTCTAAAGCTAATTAAAAAATATAACAACACAGTTAATTAAATGGGAGGTGTATTATATGGCTCAAAAGGTATTGATACCAGAATCTAAGAACGGATTGTCTAAATTTAAATATGAAGTCGCTAATGAACTTGGGGTTCAATTTTCAGACTATAATGGAACTATTTCTGCAAACCAATGTGGGAAGGTTGGTGGAGAAATGGTAAAGAGAATGGTTGAACAGTATGAAAAAAGTTTATAATTTTCAAAGCAACAGGGATACGATAAGCATATCGCACCCCTGTTTATCATAGTCTAATACTTTTAATTATCGCTTGAATACTTCTATTACCGTTATACTCATTTACAGAAGGATAAAAAAGGAAATCCATTTTAAAGTTACAAAATGAAGTATCTAAAGCCCTAAGAAATTCATTTTCTCCATATTTATCGATGAATTGCTCTTTAAATTCTTCATATTTATTAAAGCAAATTCCATCCATGCTATAATTGCTACCAAGCATCTTAAACCTAAACTTTAATATATTCTTTTCTTTCCCTATAGTCCATATTCTAAGAGTTTCCACAGACTTTTCTCCAAACAAAGGAGTATTATTCCCTTTTCCAAATGGCTCAAGCTTCTCTAATTCATCTACAACTTGTTCATTTACATATGCTAAAGGAAGTCGCAAGTCAATTCGAACTTTTGGAACTATATCTTCATCCTTTAGCTTACAGCTTTCTAGCAACTTTTCTCTAAGTTTAGGTATATTCTCTTCCTTAACTGATAATCCTGCTGCCATTGGATGGCCACCAAACTTATCCAACAATTCTTTGCAATTGGATAATTCCTCAAACATATTATATTCTTCTATAGATCTTCCTGATCCTTTAGCCATTTCTTTTCCTTGCGTCAAAATCAAAGCCGGAACATTATACTTTTCTCTAATTCTACCAGCTACAATACCCGCAATACTTTCATGAATTCTATCATTATAAACTACTAACACCTTATCTTTTTCCATATGATTTCTTAAAATTTGCTCTTCAATTAGCTCAACACTCTCAGTAGTCATTTCTTGTCTTCTTTGATTTAATTCATGTAGTTCTTTTGCAAGTTCAGATGCTCTATCATTCTCATTTGTAATAAGCAGCTCAACTGACAAATCAGCGGTTTCTAATCTACCAGTAGCATTTACGCAAGGTCCTATTATAAATCCTAGATGATATGCTCCTACAACCTTACCATCTAGATTAGTTTGCTTCATCAAAGCTTTCAAGCCTATGTTTTTAGTATTATTAATTCTTTTTAAACCTTCTTTTACTAGTATCCTATTTTCATCTATTAAATCAACCACATCACATACAGTAGCTATAGCTGCAAATTCAAGTAAATCATAAGCCTTATTGTTTGAAATCCCCAAAGCTTCGTATAAGCACTGAACTAATTTAAACGCTACCCCAGCACCACATAGCTTTTTAAATGGATATTTACAATCATTTCTTTTAGGATTAACAACTGCATCTGCATTAGGGAACTTCTCAATGGTAGTCCCATCATCCTCTTTAAAAATCGGAATATCATGGTGATCAGTAATTATTACATCCATTCCTAGAGACTTAGCTAAATCTACCTGCTCAAAAGCAGCAATTCCATTATCGCAGGTTAATATTAACTCATATCCCTCTTCCTTTAACCTTCTTATTCTATTACTATTCATTCCATAACCTTCGTCTTCTCGGTTAGGGATATAATAATTATAGTTTGCATTACAGTTCTTTAATGCATTATTTAAAATTACTGTGCTGTTGACACCATCACAATCATAATCTCCATATATTATAATTTTTCTATTATTTTCAATAGCAAGCTTTATCATAGCTACTGCTTTATCCATATCTTTCATAAGGTGCGCATCATACAAATCATTTAGCTCGCCATATAAAAATTTCTCAGCCTGCCTTACATTAGTTATATCTCTATTTACCAACAATCTCGCAGTGAATTGGCTTATATTTAGTTCCTTTATAAGCTTATTTGCATCTGCAATTCCTTTATTTATCAAAAGCCAATTTTCACTCATATATATCTCCATTACCAAAGTACTTGCTTTGAAGGGTTCACAAATACTTTCTTTATCACGTTAATTATATCTTTCTTACTAATTTCGTATTCAAATTCTAACTCATCGAAAACCATTTTACCTCTTTTGTACATAAGTTCGTAGATTGTGAGCCTATTTGCTAGCACAATACTCTTTTCTAATTCTAGAGCACGCTTAAGTTTCAATCTCTTTATTAAATAATTAATATCAGCTTGTGTTAGCGTATTAAAATCACCAACTACATTATCAACAAGCAAATCTATGATATTAAGACATCTATCCACACTATTTTTAGATGTACTACAGTTAATAGAAAGCAACTTTATATTAGCTTCATTTTTCACAGCGCTGAATATCTCATATGCCAATCCACCTTTTGTTCTAACCTTATCAAACAATCTAGAACTTACACCTTCACCAAACCACATATTAAATATTCTAAGAGCTTCCACTTCTTTTGCGTCTAACATACTTATATCATATATATATTGTATTTTTGCTCCCTCAAATCCACTAACTTCCTTATAGTAAAGCCCTGAACTTATAGACTCACTGTTATCTACCGCTTTACTATATTCTCCTTTAAAATTAGAAAATATATTTTCAACTACTGTTTTTATATCCTCAAAAGAAATACTAGTAACTACTGAAATGACACAGTTTTCCGGCACATAGTATTTTTTGTAAAACCTTTTTAAATCATCTATATGGATTTCTTTTATTGAAGATTCAGTGCCGATGATAATATCTTTTAGCCTTTTTCTTTCATATGAATTATAAAACAACTCATCTTCACAATACTGGCTAAAATCTTCCTTCCATTCATTAAATTCTTGTATTATTACTTCCATCTCTTCCTTAAATCCAGCTTCACTTAAAGCAGGATTTAGTATTATATCAGCATATAAAGAGAAAGCTTCAACAAAATCTTCATTAGAGGAAGTTCCGTAATAAATACAATATGGAAAATTTGTCATTGCATTATTAAATCCCAAAAGTCTATCGCATTTCAAATTAATTTCATCTTCATCTAGAGTAGTTGTTCCCTTAAATAGCATATGTTCAAGTGCATGTGCGGTTCCAAGCTTGAAACCCACTTCTGCATTAGCACCAGCTTCAAACCCAATACAAAATGAAGTTACATAAGATTCTCTATGTTCATATAAGAGCCTAACTCCATTATTTAAAACAAACTTTTCCATAAAAACCTCCAAAAGAAAATTTAAAAGTTCCTAGAGGATCCCCTCTAGGAACAAATACTATTGGCTAAGTAGAAAATTAAACATCATACCTTCTTTTAAATCATTAGCTTCTTGTTCATATCCTAGTTTCTCTAGAAGTTTGAATGCAAAAGGCAATGTAGTAGCTGGCCCTCTACTTGTTATTATGTTTCCATCTACCACAACTAGCTCATCTTTATAAATACAGTGCTCTAATTGCTTATCAAACGATGGATATGAAGTTAATAGCTTACCGTCAATTATTCCTGCTTTAGCTAAAACGATTGGTGCAGCACAAATTGCTGCAACAATTTTTCCGGAAGCATAGTAATCTTTAACAAGCTCAATAACTCTTATATTTTCTTTAAGATTAGAAGCTCCTGGCATACCTCCTGGCAAAACTATAGCATCATAGCTATTTAAATCTTCATTTTCTAAAGTCATATCCGCCAATACTAATATATCATGAGATCCAGATACCTCTTTATCTTTAATGCTGCATGTTTGACACTCTACATTTGCTCTTCTAAGTACGTCAACTACAGTAAGCGCTTCAATTTCTTCAAAACCTTCCGCTAGTAATACCAATACCTTTTTCATATAACTTCTAACCTCCTATTTAAGTTGTACTTCTTTAATATAATCATTTTGCAGTACAACAATTAGACAATTCCCTCTACCAGCTCTATTTTGTGTCTTAATTTCCTCTAATATAATCTCTTTTTTGTCACCACTATTTGCAACCAAAATAATTTTCTCTGCTGCAGCCATTTCCGCTGCAATTTCATTATAACTCTTGTTATTTTTACTTTCAATAACCGACCTTAAGACTGACCCAAAAACAACAGAGTCATCTTCCTTTAAACTTATCCCAGTTACTCCAGATGCAACCCTACCCATAGGTGAGACATTTTCTTCTGAGAACTTTATAACCATACCCTTTTTGGTTACCATTAGAATGTCTGAATTACCTGTGTTTTTATATACCTTCACTGCAACTACTTCATCATCATTGCTTTTTAACTTGTAGGCTACCTGGCTGCTACTATTTCCTTCAAACTCCTTCATTATGGTCTTCTTTACTAGTCCATTCTTTGTAAAGAACATTACAGACTTTTCATCATTAAAGTCTTTTTCAGAGTTCAAACTTAAGACCATTTCATCTTCACTAAATCCATCTACTAGCATTCTTATATTTATCTCATCTGAAATATTTTGTACTAAATAACTTGGAATTTTGTACATATTACCTTTTGATGTAAATATCAAAATTTGTTCGTTTGACAGTGTAGCACTCTTCATAAAGGAGTCTTTTAATGCCTTCTTATATATTTTCATATTTCCTTTTTTATTTACACCAACTATAAAATCAGCAAAATTATACTCGTCTATGTACTCTATTTTCACAACTTCGTCTTCTTGGCTTATAGGACTTAACGGAATTCCTATTATATTTCTATCAACAAGCTCTAATTCAGGTTCTTCAACTTGAAAATCTAAACCTAACTTCGTTTTCAAATGTATAAACTTAGCTTCTTTTTCAAAATCCACTAATCTTACATCTACAAGCTTTTCGTTTTCCTTTAATCTAATGGCCAAAAGTTTAGAGTATGCTGTTACGAATTTATCCATAGCAGTCTTCTTTATAACTGCCTTTGAAGTTATAAATTCAAAACATTTATTCGGCATAAAATTATCTACCGATAAAGCCATTATTATCTTTTCTTCATCTACAGATAATACCTTTATAATTTCATCAATTCTTTCTCCCTTATCCTTCCACTTGTACTCTGGTATAAGGTTACACTTAGCTTGATACATATTCCCCTTATCAGTGAAAAATAATATGTTATCCTTTGTATTAGAACTGAAACAATACTTAAGGTAATCTCCTTCTCTATATTCAATATCTTCCGGATTTGAGTTTGACCTATTATAAGATTTTAAAGGTACCCTCTTTATAAATCCATCATTTGATAATGTCACCATAACATCTTCAGCAATTATAAGTTCTTCAATGTCTATTTTCGCTTCACTATCATCTTCTATTACTGCCGTTCTTCTAGCACTAGCAAATTTATCAGTAACTTCTTTTAGCTCTTCTTTCACTACCTTCAGAAGCTCTTTTTCGTCACTTAATATTTTTCTTAAACTCTTTATAAGCTTATCTAGTTCTTTATGTTCCTTTTGGAACTCTTTTATTTCAAGACCAGTTAATCTATAAAGCATTAACTCCAATATAGCTTCAGCTTGAATTTCACTAAATCCAAATCTGTCTATTAGATTTATAGATGCATCTTTTTTAGATTTAGAAGCTCTAATTGTTTCAATTATTTGATCCATTATATCGATAGCCTTTATAAAGCCTTCCACAATATGGAATCTCTTTTCTGCAACTTCTAGCTCTCTTATAGTTCGTTTTGTAACGATATCCTTTTGATGGTTAACATAGTGACCTATTATAGTCTTTAGCCCCATTGTTTCAGGTTTTCCGTCTGCAAGAGCAACCATATTAAAGCTTATATTACACTGCAGGTCTGTCTTTTTAAATAAATATTTGAGAACTTTATCAGCAATATTTTCATCGGCATTTTTTCTTAGCTCAATTACAGCCCTTATACCAGTTCTATCAGATTCATCTCTTATATCTGTTATAGCCTCTAACGCTTTAGCATGCCTCTTATCTCCTGTCATCTCGGAAATAAGCTGAAGAAGCTTAGCCTTATTTCTTCTATACGGAAACTCAGTTATAACAATACCCAATCTTCCGTTTTCTAGTTTCTCAATACTTGTCTTAGCTCTCAGCGTAACTTTTCCTTCGCCAGTCTCATAGGCAGAAAGCATAGAATTTTTACCTATTAATATGCCTCCAGTTGGAAGGTCAGGCCCTTTTATAAAGTGCATTAGCTCTTTCGTTGTTATCTCTGGGTTTTCTATATAAGCCAAAACCCCATCTGAAACCTCTTTTAGATTATGAGGTGGAATATTTGTAGCTAAACCTACCGCTATTCCGAAAGCTCCGTTAACTAAAAGATTTGGGTATCTACTAGGTAAAACCTTAGGTTCTAATTCAGTGTCTGAATAGTTAGGAACCATCTCAACTATTCCCTTATCAATATCTCTTATCATTTCCATTGCGATAGGCGCAAGTCTCGCCTCTGTATATCTCATAGCAGCTGCACTATCACCATCAATTGATCCCCAGTTTCCATGACCATCTATCAATGGTTCTCTAGTAGTAAAATTTTGAGCCAAGATTACCATTGATTCATAAACAGATGAATCACCGTGTGGGTGGAATTTACCTAAGATATCTCCAACTATTCTTGCAGATTTATAGTATGGCTTATCAGGAAAAGCTCTTAGAAGGTAAGCTCCATAAAGAATTCTTCTATGAACTGGCTTTAATCCATCCCTTACATCTGGCAAGGCTCTATCCTTAGCCACCTCAACTGCATACGGCAAATAGTTATCAGGCATAGCCTCTTCTATAGCTATAGGAATTATATTATTATCCTTAGGAATTGCTTCATTCTTTTTCGCCATTTAAATACTCCTCCTATCTAAAACTCAGCATATTTATAAAGATACTTTTTACGAGGCTCAACAATGTCCCCCATAAGTAAAGAAACCATTTTTTCAGCCTTAGCAGCATCATCTATGTTAACCTGATAAAGTGTTCTTGTCTCTGGATTAAGTGTTGTATCCCACAACTGTTCTGGATTCATTTCTCCAAGTCCTTTATATCTCTGTATCAAAGCACCTTTTCCGATGGCTTTCTTTGCTTGGTCTAATTCCTCATCACTATAAGCATACTTAGAAACCTCGCCATTTTTTGTATTCTTATATACCTTGTACAGTGGAGGTTGTGCAAGATATAGATGTCCATTAGCTATTAATGGCCT
Proteins encoded in this region:
- a CDS encoding DNA topoisomerase IV subunit A; protein product: MAKKNEAIPKDNNIIPIAIEEAMPDNYLPYAVEVAKDRALPDVRDGLKPVHRRILYGAYLLRAFPDKPYYKSARIVGDILGKFHPHGDSSVYESMVILAQNFTTREPLIDGHGNWGSIDGDSAAAMRYTEARLAPIAMEMIRDIDKGIVEMVPNYSDTELEPKVLPSRYPNLLVNGAFGIAVGLATNIPPHNLKEVSDGVLAYIENPEITTKELMHFIKGPDLPTGGILIGKNSMLSAYETGEGKVTLRAKTSIEKLENGRLGIVITEFPYRRNKAKLLQLISEMTGDKRHAKALEAITDIRDESDRTGIRAVIELRKNADENIADKVLKYLFKKTDLQCNISFNMVALADGKPETMGLKTIIGHYVNHQKDIVTKRTIRELEVAEKRFHIVEGFIKAIDIMDQIIETIRASKSKKDASINLIDRFGFSEIQAEAILELMLYRLTGLEIKEFQKEHKELDKLIKSLRKILSDEKELLKVVKEELKEVTDKFASARRTAVIEDDSEAKIDIEELIIAEDVMVTLSNDGFIKRVPLKSYNRSNSNPEDIEYREGDYLKYCFSSNTKDNILFFTDKGNMYQAKCNLIPEYKWKDKGERIDEIIKVLSVDEEKIIMALSVDNFMPNKCFEFITSKAVIKKTAMDKFVTAYSKLLAIRLKENEKLVDVRLVDFEKEAKFIHLKTKLGLDFQVEEPELELVDRNIIGIPLSPISQEDEVVKIEYIDEYNFADFIVGVNKKGNMKIYKKALKDSFMKSATLSNEQILIFTSKGNMYKIPSYLVQNISDEINIRMLVDGFSEDEMVLSLNSEKDFNDEKSVMFFTKNGLVKKTIMKEFEGNSSSQVAYKLKSNDDEVVAVKVYKNTGNSDILMVTKKGMVIKFSEENVSPMGRVASGVTGISLKEDDSVVFGSVLRSVIESKNNKSYNEIAAEMAAAEKIILVANSGDKKEIILEEIKTQNRAGRGNCLIVVLQNDYIKEVQLK
- a CDS encoding alpha/beta-type small acid-soluble spore protein produces the protein MAQKVLIPESKNGLSKFKYEVANELGVQFSDYNGTISANQCGKVGGEMVKRMVEQYEKSL
- a CDS encoding DJ-1 family glyoxalase III — translated: MKKVLVLLAEGFEEIEALTVVDVLRRANVECQTCSIKDKEVSGSHDILVLADMTLENEDLNSYDAIVLPGGMPGASNLKENIRVIELVKDYYASGKIVAAICAAPIVLAKAGIIDGKLLTSYPSFDKQLEHCIYKDELVVVDGNIITSRGPATTLPFAFKLLEKLGYEQEANDLKEGMMFNFLLSQ
- the recJ gene encoding single-stranded-DNA-specific exonuclease RecJ; translated protein: MSENWLLINKGIADANKLIKELNISQFTARLLVNRDITNVRQAEKFLYGELNDLYDAHLMKDMDKAVAMIKLAIENNRKIIIYGDYDCDGVNSTVILNNALKNCNANYNYYIPNREDEGYGMNSNRIRRLKEEGYELILTCDNGIAAFEQVDLAKSLGMDVIITDHHDIPIFKEDDGTTIEKFPNADAVVNPKRNDCKYPFKKLCGAGVAFKLVQCLYEALGISNNKAYDLLEFAAIATVCDVVDLIDENRILVKEGLKRINNTKNIGLKALMKQTNLDGKVVGAYHLGFIIGPCVNATGRLETADLSVELLITNENDRASELAKELHELNQRRQEMTTESVELIEEQILRNHMEKDKVLVVYNDRIHESIAGIVAGRIREKYNVPALILTQGKEMAKGSGRSIEEYNMFEELSNCKELLDKFGGHPMAAGLSVKEENIPKLREKLLESCKLKDEDIVPKVRIDLRLPLAYVNEQVVDELEKLEPFGKGNNTPLFGEKSVETLRIWTIGKEKNILKFRFKMLGSNYSMDGICFNKYEEFKEQFIDKYGENEFLRALDTSFCNFKMDFLFYPSVNEYNGNRSIQAIIKSIRL
- a CDS encoding M16 family metallopeptidase yields the protein MEKFVLNNGVRLLYEHRESYVTSFCIGFEAGANAEVGFKLGTAHALEHMLFKGTTTLDEDEINLKCDRLLGFNNAMTNFPYCIYYGTSSNEDFVEAFSLYADIILNPALSEAGFKEEMEVIIQEFNEWKEDFSQYCEDELFYNSYERKRLKDIIIGTESSIKEIHIDDLKRFYKKYYVPENCVISVVTSISFEDIKTVVENIFSNFKGEYSKAVDNSESISSGLYYKEVSGFEGAKIQYIYDISMLDAKEVEALRIFNMWFGEGVSSRLFDKVRTKGGLAYEIFSAVKNEANIKLLSINCSTSKNSVDRCLNIIDLLVDNVVGDFNTLTQADINYLIKRLKLKRALELEKSIVLANRLTIYELMYKRGKMVFDELEFEYEISKKDIINVIKKVFVNPSKQVLW
- a CDS encoding undecaprenyldiphospho-muramoylpentapeptide beta-N-acetylglucosaminyltransferase; this translates as MEKYKIIMTGGGTAGHVTPNLALVPELMKENFDIKYIGSKDGIEKDIIKNSSNMEYFGISSGKLRRYFDVKNFSDPFKVVKGMVEAYKIITKEKPDIVFSKGGFVTVPVVIAASIKKIPVVSHESDITPGLANKLAAPFCNKLCVTFSESLKYIKDNKGVYTGTPIRKELFEGSAIKGKRLCGFNDNKPVLFVIGGSLGSKVINETIRSSLKELVVKYNIIHICGKGNFDSSCKDIKGYVQFEYVSEELPHLMNAADYIISRAGANVIFEILALKKPNILIPLSAKVSRGDQVLNARSFKENGYSLVIEDEELTKEKLLEQLEILKNDRNKYISNMRESKGKDGVSNIVAVIMNCVKEKK